The genomic window AAAAGGACGTACTTGTTTAACTGTTTCTCATAAATAAAAAAATTAATTAAATTATATGATAAAATTAACTTTTCCTAAAAAATTACGTTTATTAACTTCTGCTAATTTTAATTTTGTTTTCCAAAAACCATCACGAGTTAGTACACAACAAATTACAATTTTAGGACGAACAAATAAACTTTTACACCCTCGTATTGGCTTAAGCATCGCTAAAAAATATATAAAATATGCACATGAACGTAATAGAATTAAACGTATAATCCGAGAAAGTTTTCGATATCACCAACATAAATTATTAACAATAGATTTTATTGTTTTAGTAAAAAAGGAAATAGAAACTTTAGATAACCATACATTAATGAAATCATTGGAAAAATTATGGCACCGATACTATCATTAGGATCTTATATTATAATTAAATTTATACGTTTTTATCAATTTACAATTAGTCCAATTTATGCACCTCATTGTCGATTTCAACCAACATGTTCTCATTATGCTATTAAAG from Serratia symbiotica includes these protein-coding regions:
- the rnpA gene encoding Ribonuclease P protein component; translated protein: MIKLTFPKKLRLLTSANFNFVFQKPSRVSTQQITILGRTNKLLHPRIGLSIAKKYIKYAHERNRIKRIIRESFRYHQHKLLTIDFIVLVKKEIETLDNHTLMKSLEKLWHRYYH
- the yidD gene encoding Putative membrane protein insertion efficiency factor codes for the protein MAPILSLGSYIIIKFIRFYQFTISPIYAPHCRFQPTCSHYAIKVIYRFGIIKSSWLILKRILKCHPLNPGGEDPIPTKTNNNRE